A single genomic interval of Gossypium raimondii isolate GPD5lz chromosome 11, ASM2569854v1, whole genome shotgun sequence harbors:
- the LOC105803420 gene encoding histidine kinase 2 isoform X3, whose translation MHGPNSFRKWKRNLLFLWLLGFVSTGIIWFLLSFNSVALDSNKKTTDSCEEKARILLQHFNVSKNQFLALASFFYEPDQIAFLECGKHSGLEKPWSDDVTCALKVLCPEKQDSRMQQVQIVKTTELKDQCPVQVENIHSEHDFSLLDHYTYVSQKSVSSISREHHSGGKNILQGSALGVQPKDNFKNLSFCMGKGCWLLLVGVILSCKIPGVCLKLRWKRKNEPAPLQPATQQLQLLLQQKQQQQLDQSPPKGAGKWRKKLLTVFVLLGILTSIWLFWHLNQKIILRREHTLANMCDERARMLQDQFNVSMNHVHALAILVSTFHHGKHPSAIDQKTFGEYTERTAFERPLTSGVAYALKVLHSEREQFEKQHGWTIKKMETEDQTLVQDCLTENLDPAPIKDEYAPVIFSQETVSHIVSIDMMSGQQDLENILRARATGKGVLTSPFKLLKSNHLGVVLTFAVYNKDLPPDAIPEQRTEATVGFNCRYLGASYDVPSLVEKLLHQLASKQTIVVNVYDTTNASAPISMYGTDITDTGLLHVSSLDFGDPLRKHEMHCRFKQKPPLPWMAINASVGVLVITLLVGHIFHAAICRIAKVENDCREMMELKARAEAADVAKSQFLATVSHEIRTPMNGVLGMLKMLMDTDLDAIQRDYAETAHASGKDLISLINEVLDQAKIESGRLELEDVPFDLRNLLDSILSLSSDKSNDKGIESAVYVSDRVPEVVVGDPGRFRQIITNLVGNSIKFTQDKGHIFVSVHLVDEMKGTSDVGDKVLQQGLNLVQDMSSKTYNTLSGFPVVDRWRSWENFKMLNGKDAKDDPEKIRLLVTVEDTGVGIRLDAQDQIFTPFVQADSSTSRHYGGTGIGLSISKHLVELMHGEIGFASEPDVGSTFSFTGAFGKGEVSSLDSKWKQYDPVVSEFQGLGALIIDNRSIRAEVTKYHLRRLGISVDITSSLESACTYVSSIFTTSTFAHLAMILIDKDVWNQETVLQLRSLLEQHRKNCKLNVSTNLPKIFLLGTSMSPVERSKLKTSGFVDNVLMKPLRLSVLIACFQEALGGTKGKVRGKKMSTLGSLLREKRILVVDDNKVNRRVAEGALKKYGAIVTCVERGHDALNKLKPPHTFDACFMDLQMPEMDGFEATRQIRSAENEVNEKLASGEVSIEMYGNVSHWHIPILAMTADVIQATYEKCLKCGMDDYVSKPFEEEQLYLAVARFFESGL comes from the exons ATGCATGGACCCAATTCTTTCAGAAAATGGAAGAGGAACCTTCTCTTCCTCTGGCTTTTAGGCTTCGTTTCCACTGGGATTATTTGGTTCTTGTTGAGTTTCAACAGTGTAGCTTTGGACAGCAATAAGAAGACAACCGATTCTTGTGAGGAGAAGGCAAGAATCTTGCTTCAACATTTCAATGTTAGCAAGAACCAATTTCTTGCTTTAGCTTCTTTCTTCTATGAACCAGATCAG ATAGCATTTCTCGAATGTGGCAAGCATTCAGGACTTGAAAAGCCATGGAGTGATGATGTTACTTGTGCTCTTAAAGTACTGTGTCCAGAGAAGCAAGACTCCAGAATGCAGCAGGTGCAGATCGTAAAAACTACGGAACTTAAGGATCAATGTCCAGTCCAAGTTGAGAATATTCACAGCGAGCATGACTTCTCGTTGCTGGATCACTATACTTATGTCTCACAAAAATCTGTTTCATCAATATCACGGGAGCATCATAGTGGTGGAAAG AACATCTTGCAAGGAAGTGCACTTGGAGTCCAACCAAAAGACAATTTCAAGAACTTGTCTTTCTGTATGGGGAAAGGATGTTGGTTGCTTCTTGTTGGAGTGATACTGAGCTGTAAGATTCCAGGAGTTTGTTTGAAGCTCAGGTGGAAACGAAAGAATGAGCCAGCTCCATTGCAACCTGCAACTCAGCAACTACAGCTGCTGTTGCAACagaagcagcagcagcagctaGACCAGAGCCCTCCCAAAGGTGCCGGGAAGTGGAGAAAGAAACTCTTAACAGTTTTCGTACTTCTGGGGATCCTTACATCCATCTGGTTATTTTGGCATTTAAACCAAAAGATCATTCTGAGGAGAGAACACACACTCGCCAACATGTGTGATGAGAGAGCACGGATGTTGCAAGATCAGTTCAATGTTAGCatgaatcatgttcatgccttggCAATTCTTGTATCCACTTTTCACCATGGGAAGCATCCATCCGCCATTGATCAG AAAACATTTGGTGAGTATACTGAGAGAACAGCTTTTGAGAGGCCGCTTACCAGTGGTGTTGCTTATGCATTGAAAGTTCTTCACTCAGAGAGGGAGCAGTTTGAGAAGCAGCATGGATGGAcaataaagaaaatggaaacTGAGGACCAGACTTTAGTCCAAGATTGCCTGACTGAAAATTTGGACCCTGCACCCATTAAAGATGAATATGCACCAGTGATATTTTCACAAGAAACTGTGTCTCATATTGTCTCTATTGACATGATGTCTGGACAG CAAGACCTTGAGAACATCCTGCGAGCAAGGGCAACCGGAAAGGGTGTATTGACATCACCTTTTAAGCTACTAAAATCCAACCACCTTGGTGTTGTGCTCACATTTGCAGTTTATAACAAGGATTTGCCTCCAGATGCTATACCTGAGCAACGTACTGAAGCGACTGTGGG TTTCAATTGCAGGTATCTGGGTGCATCTTATGATGTCCCCTCCCTGGTGGAGAAGCTTTTGCACCAACTTGCTAGCAAGCAAACGATAGTTGTCAATGTGTACGACACAACCAATGCATCTGCTCCAATCAGCATGTACGGTACTGATATAACCGATACTGGTTTACTGCATGTTAGCAGCCTTGATTTTGGCGACCCATTAAGGAAGCACGAGATGCACTGCAG GTTCAAGCAAAAACCTCCATTACCTTGGATGGCAATCAATGCATCTGTGGGAGTCTTAGTTATTACTTTGCTTGTTGGTCATATCTTCCATGCAGCTATATGTCGTATCGCGAAAGTGGAGAACGACTGCCGAGAGATGATGGAGCTCAAAGCTCGTGCTGAAGCTGCAGATGTAGCTAAATCTCAG TTTCTAGCTACTGTTTCCCATGAGATCCGAACTCCAATGAATGGTGTTTTAG GTATGCTGAAAATGTTGATGGACACTGATCTTGATGCGATCCAAAGGGACTACGCTGAGACTGCTCATGCTAGTGGTAAAGATCTTATATCGCTGATAAATGAAGTTCTTGATCAGGCTAAGATAGAATCAGGCAGGCTTGAACTTGAGGATGTGCCCTTTGATCTACGCAACCTTCTCGATAGCATTCTCTCACTCTCCTCTGACAAATCTAATGATAAAGGAATCGAG TCGGCGGTTTATGTATCTGATCGGGTTCCTGAAGTTGTTGTTGGTGACCCTGGGCGGTTTCGacaaataattactaatcttgTTGGAAACTCAATTAAG TTCACGCAGGATAAGGGACATATTTTTGTCTCGGTGCATCTGGTAGATGAAATGAAAGGCACATCCGATGTGGGGGACAAGGTGCTACAACAAGGCTTGAACTTAGTTCAGGACATGTCAAGCAAAACCTATAATACATTAAGTGGTTTTCCGGTGGTAGACAGATGGAGAAGCTGGgagaatttcaaaatgttaaatGGAAAAGACGCAAAGGATGACCCTGAAAAGATTAGATTACTTGTAACAGTTGAGGACACAGGCGTCGGGATTCGTTTAGATGCACAAGATCAAATTTTCACTCCTTTTGTTCAAGCCGACAGTTCCACTTCACGACATTATGGTGGGACTGGAATAGGATTGAGCATCAGCAAACATCTGGTGGAACTCATGCATGGGGAGATCGGGTTTGCGAGTGAACCTGACGTTGGCAGTACTTTCTCATTTACTGGAGCTTTTGGAAAAGGCGAAGTAAGTTCTCTTGATTCCAAATGGAAGCAATATGATCCAGTGGTTTCAGAGTTCCAAGGATTGGGAgcacttattattgataatagAAGCATCCGTGCTGAGGTCACAAAATACCATCTTCGAAGACTGGGAATATCTGTTGATATAACTTCCAGTTTGGAGTCAGCATGCACCTACGTGTCAAGCATTTTCACCACAAG CACATTTGCACATTTGGCCATGATTCTTATTGACAAAGATGTTTGGAATCAAGAAACAGTTCTTCAGTTACGATCTTTGCTCGAACAACATAGGAAAAATTGCAAACTAAATGTTTCAACAAACCTTCcgaaaatttttcttttgggtACCTCCATGAGCCCCGTGGAGCGCTCCAAGCTTAAGACTTCTGGTTTTGTAGATAATGTGCTGATGAAACCTCTTCGGTTGAGTGTCTTAATTGCCTGTTTCCAAGAAGCCCTTGGAGGTACAAAGGGCAAAGTACGTGGAAAGAAAATGTCTACACTCGGGAGCTTACTTAGAGAAAAGCGGATTTTAGTCGTCGATGACAATAAGGTTAACAGAAGAGTGGCAGAAGGTGCTTTAAAGAAATATGGAGCAATTGTCACCTGTGTGGAAAGAGGCCACGATGCACTCAACAAGCTTAAGCCACCCCATACTTTCGATGCCTGCTTCATGGATCTCCAGATGCCAGAAATGGATGG GTTTGAAGCAACTAGGCAGATCCGCAGTGCGGAGAATGAGGTGAATGAAAAACTTGCTTCTGGAGAAGTGTCTATTGAGATGTATGGAAACGTGTCCCACTGGCACATTCCAATATTAGCAATGACAGCTGATGTGATCCAGGCTACATATGAAAAGTGCCTGAAATGTGGGATGGATGACTATGTATCGAAGCCTTTTGAGGAAGAGCAACTTTATTTGGCCGTTGCACGGTTTTTTGAGTCCGGCTTATAG